A genomic window from Paramormyrops kingsleyae isolate MSU_618 chromosome 23, PKINGS_0.4, whole genome shotgun sequence includes:
- the LOC140581985 gene encoding class I histocompatibility antigen, F10 alpha chain-like: protein MVIQRDPKGKSTVISNATRSLQYVYSGTSGIPNLPEFMTVGLVDGEPFTYYDSKIRKEVPRQDWVTKAVGPDYWDQQTQISMSTEPVFKNGIEIIKPRFNQTGGIHTVQQMYGCEWDDETGATGAFNQYGYDGSDFIALDFRTMTYVAPVMQAIPTKQKWDRDRAELENIKSYFTQQCIESLKKYVSYGKSTLERTVRPEVSLLQKDPSSPVTCHATGFFPKGIVVIWQKDGEDMHSDVEVGETLPNGDGTFQISSKLTVKPEDWKMNSYQCVVQHSQKDIPVDKNIRTNQGGISWGIIVIVGCVAAALAAALALVAINVAGFVLWMRSRTDDEEDNEEEDEKEEEGEEEESTEEEMEAMLEVEEEEEEDKKVLKEDRI from the exons ATGGTAATCCAGCGAGATCCAAAAGGAAAGTCCACAGTAATATCCAACG CCACACGCTCCCTGCAGTATGTCTACAGTGGTACATCAGGGATACCGAACCTCCCAGAGTTTATGACCGTAGGGCTGGTGGACGGGGAGCCCTTCACTTACTATGACAGTAAAATACGCAAAGAGGTTCCTCGTCAGGACTGGGTGACAAAGGCTGTGGGTCCTGATTACTGGGACCAACAGACTCAGATCTCCATGAGTACAGAGCCGGTGTTCAAAAACGGAATAGAAATTATAAAGCCGCGTTTCAACCAAACTGGAG GTATCCACACAGTTCAGCAGATGTACGGCTGTGAGTGGGATGATGAAACTGGGGCCACAGGTGCTTTTAATCAGTATGGCTATGATGGGAGTGACTTCATTGCATTGGACTTCAGAACCATGACTTATGTGGCTCCAGTGATGCAGGCGATTCCCACTAAACAGAAGTGGGACAGAGACAGAGCTGAGTTAGAAAACATAAAAAGCTACTTTACCCAGCAGTGCATTGAGTCACTGAAGAAGTATGTGAGCTACGGGAAGAGCACACTGGAGAGGACAG TCCGCCCTGAGGTGTCTCTGCTGCAGAAGGACCCCTCCTCTCCTGTCACCTGCCACGCAACCGGCTTCTTCCCCAAAGGGATCGTGGTGATCTGGCAGAAAGATGGAGAGGACATGCACAGTGATGTGGAGGTGGGGGAGACCCTGCCAAACGGGGACGGAACATTCCAGATCTCATCAAAACTCACGGTGAAGCCTGAGGACTGGAAGATGAACAGCTACCAGTGTGTCGTGCAGCACTCACAGAAAGATATTCCTGtggataagaacataaggaCCAATCAGG GAGGCATTTCCTGGGGCATCATCGTCATCGTCGGCTGTGTGGCTGCTGCTCTGGCTGCTGCTCTGGCTCTTGTTGCTATTAATGTTGCTGGGTTCGTGTTGTGGATGAGGAGCAGAACAG ACGACGAGGAGGACAACGAGGAGGAGGACGAGAaggaggaggaaggggaggaAGAGGAATCAACAGAGGAAGAGATGGAGGCCATGCTGGAGgtagaagaagaggaagaggaagacaaGAAGGTGCTCAAAGAGGACCGAATCTGA